The Nycticebus coucang isolate mNycCou1 chromosome 2, mNycCou1.pri, whole genome shotgun sequence genome includes a window with the following:
- the UAP1L1 gene encoding UDP-N-acetylhexosamine pyrophosphorylase-like protein 1 isoform X2 produces MTSEGDVRARLQRAGQEHLLRFWPELAPGQRAALLAELAALEPETLREHCQQAAAACQSPPGPPPDLAERLRPLPPERVGSASRSDPATRRRWEDEGFRQIAQNKVAVLLLAGGQGTRLGVAYPKGMYCVGLPSGKTLYQLQAERIRRVEQLAGERRGTRCTVPWYIMTSEFTLGPTAEFFKEHNFFGLEPANVVMFEQRMLPAVTFEGKAILERKDKVAMAPDGNGGLYRGLTDHQVLEDMERRGVEFVHVYCVDNILVRLADPVFIGFCVLQGADCGAKVVEKAYPEEPVGVVCQVDGVPQVLEYSEISSETAQLCASDGRLLYHAGNICNHFFTRGFLQMVTRESEPLLKPHVAVKKVPYVDEEGNLIKPLKPNAIKMEKFVFDVFQFAKNFVAFEVLREEEFSPLKNADPADRDSPCTVRQALLTQHYQWALQAGARFLDAHGAQLPELPSLPLNGDPPAICEISPLVSYSGEGLEVYLQGREFQSPLILDENQKWKQLSRLQRNAILFLFAFLILCGLLSYASLADQWKGIRDSCA; encoded by the exons ATGACCTCGGAGGGGGACGTGCGCGCCCGGCTACAGCGCGCTGGCCAGGAGCACCTCCTGCGCTTCTGGCCAGAGCTGGCGCCGGGACAGCGCGCCGCGCTGCTGGCGGAGCTGGCGGCCCTGGAACCCGAGACGCTGCGCGAGCACTGCCAGCAAGCGGCCGCGGCCTGCCAGAGTCCCCCTGGGCCGCCGCCCGACCTGGCCGAGCGCCTGCGGCCCCTGCCCCCCGAGCGCGTGGGCAGCGCGAGCCGCAGCGACCCTGCGACGCGGCGGCGCTGGGAGGACGAAG GCTTCCGCCAGATTGCCCAGAACAAGGTGGCTGTTCTGCTGCTGGCCGGCGGGCAGGGCACTCGCCTGGGTGTGGCCTACCCCAAGGGCATGTATTGTGTGGGACTGCCCAGCGGGAAGACGTTATACCAGCTGCAGGCGGAGCGGATTCGGCGGGTGGAGCAGCTGGCCGGGGAGCGCCGGGGGACACGCTGCACTGTGCCCTG GTACATCATGACCAGTGAGTTCACCCTGGGGCCCACTGCTGAGTTCTTCAAGGAGCACAACTTCTTCGGCCTGGAGCCTGCCAACGTGGTCATGTTTGAGCAGCGCATGCTGCCTGCCGTGACCTTTGAGGGCAAGGCTATCCTGGAGCGGAAAGACAAAGTCGCTATGGCCCCAG ACGGCAATGGTGGCCTATATCGCGGGCTAACGGACCACCAGGTCCTGGAGGACATGGAGCGCCGGGGAGTGGAGTTTGTGCACGTGTATTGTGTGGACAACATCTTGGTGCGGCTGGCTGACCCAGTCTTCATAGGCTTCTGCGTGCTGCAGGGGGCGGATTGTGGCGCCAAG GTGGTGGAAAAGGCGTACCCCGAGGAACCTGTGGGCGTGGTGTGCCAGGTGGACGGTGTGCCCCAGGTGCTGGAGTACAGCGAGATCAGCTCTGAGACTGCGCAGCTGTGTGCCTCAGATGGGCGTCTGCTCTACCATGCAGGCAACATCTGCAACCATTTTTTCACCCGAGGTTTTCTCCAGATGGTTACCAG GGAGTCTGAGCCCTTGCTGAAGCCACATGTGGCAGTGAAGAAGGTCCCGTACGTAGATGAAGAGGGAAATCTGATAAAGCCGCTAAAACCAAATGCGATAAAGATGGAGAAGTTTGTGTTCGATGTGTTCCAGTTTGCTAA AAACTTCGTAGCCTTTGAAGTACTACGGGAAGAGGagttttccccactgaagaatgCTGACCCAGCCGACAGGGACAGCCCTTGCACTGTCCGGCAGGCCCTGCTCACCCAGCACTACCAGTGGGCTCTACAGGCTGGGGCCCGCTTCCTGGATGCACACGGGGCCCAGCTTCCCGAGCTGCCCAG CTTGCCCCTGAATGGAGACCCTCCAGCCATCTGTGAGATATCACCCTTAGTGTCTTACTCTGGAGAG GGTTTGGAAGTGTACCTGCAAGGCCGGGAGTTCCAGTCCCCACTCATCCTGGATGAGAACCAG
- the SAPCD2 gene encoding suppressor APC domain-containing protein 2: MAGAATAERGRPPPAVPAPSTDGLPRAFLQSLRTLFDILDDRRRGCVHLREIESRWQGADTRELPRGVLEGLRQVAPASGYLTFERFVAGLRTSLLSAEGGPRGQTRVRARPGDPPLPPQRLVFAPADEPRTVLEGKPLAPGARPLPGGPGGAARSPEKLCGPAKVAAFPAEPERPQSAALERSPSANAGTVACRAPEAGSGDTRRAPRTRGERRRHTITNGVDCGLLKQMKELEQEKEVLLQGLEMMARGREWYQQQLQRVQERQRCLGQTRASTDFGAVGSPRPLGQLLPKVQEVAQCLGELLAAACASRALPMSSSGLLCPALAPASPPATGWQQQTILMLKEQNRLLTQEVTDKSERIARLEQEKCALIKQLFEARALSQQDAGPLDSTFI, encoded by the exons ATGGCCGGGGCCGCGACGGCCGAGCGGGGCCGCCCGCCGCCCGCCGTCCCCGCGCCCAGCACGGACGGGCTGCCGCGCGCCTTCCTGCAGAGCCTGCGCACTCTCTTCGACATCCTGGACGACCGGCGGCGCGGCTGCGTGCACCTGCGGGAGATCGAGTCCCGTTGGCAGGGCGCCGACACGCGCGAGCTGCCACGCGGGGTGCTCGAGGGCCTGCGCCAGGTGGCCCCGGCCAGCGGCTACCTGACTTTCGAGCGCTTCGTGGCCGGCTTGCGCACCTCGCTGCTGAGCGCCGAGGGCGGCCCGCGGGGCCAGACCCGCGTCCGGGCCCGCCCCGGGGACCCGCCGCTGCCGCCTCAGCGCCTGGTGTTCGCGCCAGCCGACGAGCCACGGACCGTGCTGGAGGGCAAGCCCCTGGCCCCGGGCGCGCGCCCTCTGCCCGGCGGACCCGGCGGCGCGGCCCGGAGCCCGGAAAAGCTGTGCGGCCCGGCCAAGGTGGCGGCGTTCCCCGCGGAGCCCGAGCGGCCCCAGAGTGCGGCACTGGAGCGGAGCCCAAGCGCCAACGCTG GTACAGTGGCCTGCAGGGCCCCAGAGGCGGGCTCAGGGGACACCCGGCGGGCACCCCGCACCCGAGGGGAACGGCGGAGGCACACTATCACTAATGGTGTGGACTGCGGCCTG CTGAAGCAGATGAAGGAGCTGGAGCAGGAGAAGGAGGTGCTACTGCAGGGCCTGGAGATGATGGCAAGGGGCCGTGAGTGGTaccagcagcagctgcagcggGTGCAGGAGCGTCAGCGCTGCTTGGGCCAGACCAGAGCCAGCACT GACTTTGGGGCTGTGGGAAGCCCTCGCCCCCTGGGACAGCTGCTGCCCAAGGTACAGGAGGTGGCCCAGTGCCTGGGGGAGCTACTAGCTGCAGCCTGTGCTAGCCGG GCTCTACCCATGTCATCCTCGGGGCTCCTGTGCCCTGCCCTGGCCCCCGCCTCACCTCCAGCCACAGGCTGGCAGCAGCAGACCATCCTCATGCTGAAGGAGCAGAATCGGCTCCTCACCCAG GAGGTGACCGACAAAAGCGAACGCATCGCCCGGCTGGAGCAAGAGAAGTGTGCCCTCATCAAGCAGCTGTTTGAGGCGCGTGCCCTGAGCCAGCAGGATGCTGGGCCCCTGGACTCCACCTTCATCTAG
- the UAP1L1 gene encoding UDP-N-acetylhexosamine pyrophosphorylase-like protein 1 isoform X3, translated as MTSEGDVRARLQRAGQEHLLRFWPELAPGQRAALLAELAALEPETLREHCQQAAAACQSPPGPPPDLAERLRPLPPERVGSASRSDPATRRRWEDEGFRQIAQNKVAVLLLAGGQGTRLGVAYPKGMYCVGLPSGKTLYQLQAERIRRVEQLAGERRGTRCTVPWYIMTSEFTLGPTAEFFKEHNFFGLEPANVVMFEQRMLPAVTFEGKAILERKDKVAMAPDGNGGLYRGLTDHQVLEDMERRGVEFVHVYCVDNILVRLADPVFIGFCVLQGADCGAKVVEKAYPEEPVGVVCQVDGVPQVLEYSEISSETAQLCASDGRLLYHAGNICNHFFTRGFLQMVTRESEPLLKPHVAVKKVPYVDEEGNLIKPLKPNAIKMEKFVFDVFQFAKNFVAFEVLREEEFSPLKNADPADRDSPCTVRQALLTQHYQWALQAGARFLDAHGAQLPELPSLPLNGDPPAICEISPLVSYSGEGLEVYLQGREFQSPLILDENQKWKQLSRLQRNAILFLFAFLILCGLLSYASLADQWKGIWCKY; from the exons ATGACCTCGGAGGGGGACGTGCGCGCCCGGCTACAGCGCGCTGGCCAGGAGCACCTCCTGCGCTTCTGGCCAGAGCTGGCGCCGGGACAGCGCGCCGCGCTGCTGGCGGAGCTGGCGGCCCTGGAACCCGAGACGCTGCGCGAGCACTGCCAGCAAGCGGCCGCGGCCTGCCAGAGTCCCCCTGGGCCGCCGCCCGACCTGGCCGAGCGCCTGCGGCCCCTGCCCCCCGAGCGCGTGGGCAGCGCGAGCCGCAGCGACCCTGCGACGCGGCGGCGCTGGGAGGACGAAG GCTTCCGCCAGATTGCCCAGAACAAGGTGGCTGTTCTGCTGCTGGCCGGCGGGCAGGGCACTCGCCTGGGTGTGGCCTACCCCAAGGGCATGTATTGTGTGGGACTGCCCAGCGGGAAGACGTTATACCAGCTGCAGGCGGAGCGGATTCGGCGGGTGGAGCAGCTGGCCGGGGAGCGCCGGGGGACACGCTGCACTGTGCCCTG GTACATCATGACCAGTGAGTTCACCCTGGGGCCCACTGCTGAGTTCTTCAAGGAGCACAACTTCTTCGGCCTGGAGCCTGCCAACGTGGTCATGTTTGAGCAGCGCATGCTGCCTGCCGTGACCTTTGAGGGCAAGGCTATCCTGGAGCGGAAAGACAAAGTCGCTATGGCCCCAG ACGGCAATGGTGGCCTATATCGCGGGCTAACGGACCACCAGGTCCTGGAGGACATGGAGCGCCGGGGAGTGGAGTTTGTGCACGTGTATTGTGTGGACAACATCTTGGTGCGGCTGGCTGACCCAGTCTTCATAGGCTTCTGCGTGCTGCAGGGGGCGGATTGTGGCGCCAAG GTGGTGGAAAAGGCGTACCCCGAGGAACCTGTGGGCGTGGTGTGCCAGGTGGACGGTGTGCCCCAGGTGCTGGAGTACAGCGAGATCAGCTCTGAGACTGCGCAGCTGTGTGCCTCAGATGGGCGTCTGCTCTACCATGCAGGCAACATCTGCAACCATTTTTTCACCCGAGGTTTTCTCCAGATGGTTACCAG GGAGTCTGAGCCCTTGCTGAAGCCACATGTGGCAGTGAAGAAGGTCCCGTACGTAGATGAAGAGGGAAATCTGATAAAGCCGCTAAAACCAAATGCGATAAAGATGGAGAAGTTTGTGTTCGATGTGTTCCAGTTTGCTAA AAACTTCGTAGCCTTTGAAGTACTACGGGAAGAGGagttttccccactgaagaatgCTGACCCAGCCGACAGGGACAGCCCTTGCACTGTCCGGCAGGCCCTGCTCACCCAGCACTACCAGTGGGCTCTACAGGCTGGGGCCCGCTTCCTGGATGCACACGGGGCCCAGCTTCCCGAGCTGCCCAG CTTGCCCCTGAATGGAGACCCTCCAGCCATCTGTGAGATATCACCCTTAGTGTCTTACTCTGGAGAG GGTTTGGAAGTGTACCTGCAAGGCCGGGAGTTCCAGTCCCCACTCATCCTGGATGAGAACCAG